One Xyrauchen texanus isolate HMW12.3.18 chromosome 44, RBS_HiC_50CHRs, whole genome shotgun sequence DNA segment encodes these proteins:
- the LOC127636283 gene encoding eosinophil peroxidase-like isoform X1, whose translation MNLLTFLFVVGCCCTLKTNALAEEESPGRKFILDSIEEAKKMVDAAYKYSRDESLARVRKDVIKPSDKLRLMKQPARKTREAVRAADYMEQTLILINEKAHHAHKRSINATSLLTPDELNTIKRLTGCAAQTQPPSCRTTPLINKYRTASNVCNNRRNPLLGASNTPFTRWLPAKYEDSISQPKGWDPNTLHNGALLPLVRLVSNRILSTADADVENDTDFTFMLTIFGQWVDHDLTLTPTSPSIRSFSNGLNCDESCERSEPCFPIPIPKEDPRLSPDTCLPFFRSSPACGSGNTAFIFGGVPKVREQINALTAFLDAGQVYGAEDGLAKELRDLTNDGGLLRVNKQFLDNGREHLPFTNVQSKICATRGKILNDTDLTEVPCFIAGDGRVIENIALTSLHALFMREHNRLARALHILNPSWSSETLYQEARKIVGAYQQILVIKEYLPHIVGPDAYNKHLGQYPGYDENVDPSIANVFATAAFRFAHLAIQPIIFRLDENYQNHPQFQNVPLYEAFFAPWRVIFEGGVDPLLRGLIGRPAKLNTQDHMMVNALRERLFAFTSHIALDLAALNMQRSRDHGIPGYNAWRQFCGLSTPQNEQELAVVMNNTELARKLIELYKTPANIDVWLGGIAEPFVPGGRVGPLFACLISTQFQHIRQGDRLWWENKEVFTTKQKASLASVSLARIICDNSGIRNVPNDPFRFSSSASFVSCDNIPAFDLTPWIETDIDTIQGPPGPRGPPGEQGPQGLAGPPGPQGPPVNTTRQQSAFFASLGTVLPASAKVVVFSKVLYNGQNHYNQTTGLFHCNISGVYEFHFSCIGTKTLGTVTLKKNQIVQLTAETINLNVRTLAEGQVVLTLQTGDRVWIETSQGANGITSSSYFSGHILFAE comes from the exons ATGAATCTTCTCACATTTCTTTTTGTGGTGGGCTGCTGTTGTACTCTTAAAACAAATGCCTTAG CAGAAGAAGAGAGTCCTGGGAGAAAGTTCATTCTTGATTCAATTGAGGAAGCAAAAAAAATGGTGGATGCTGCCTACAAATATTCCCGTGATGA GAGTTTAGCAAGGGTGCGCAAGGATGTCATCAAGCCTTCGGACAAACTGCGTCTCATGAAACAGCCAGCTCGAAAAACCCGCGAGGCTGTGAGAGCCGCAGATTACATGGAGCAGACGCTTATACTGATCAATGAGAAGGCTCATCATGCACACAAGAGGTCCATCAATGCTACAA GCCTGCTCACTCCAGACGAGCTTAACACCATCAAGCGTCTGACAGGCTGTGCTGCTCAAACACAGCCCCCATCTTGTAGGACCACACCCCTCATAAACAAGTATCGAACTGCCTCCAATGTTTGCAACAACAG GAGGAATCCTCTCCTTGGTGCATCCAACACCCCTTTTACCCGCTGGCTGCCAGCAAAGTATGAGGATAGCATCTCACAGCCCAAAGGGTGGGATCCAAACACATTGCACAATGGTGCATTACTGCCCCTG GTCAGACTGGTTTCCAATCGTATTCTAAGCACTGCGGATGCTGACGTAGAGAATGATACTGACTTCACCTTCATGCTCACCATCTTTGGACAGTGGGTTGACCACGATCTGACTCTTACGCCCACCTCACCAAGCATTAGGTCTTTCAGCAATGGCCTCAACTGTGATGAGAGCTGTGAGCGCTCCGAACCTTGCTTCCCAATTCCG ATCCCGAAGGAAGATCCACGTCTGAGTCCTGACACCTGTCTCCCCTTCTTCCGTTCATCACCTGCTTGTGGTTCTGGGAACACCGCCTTTATCTTTGGTGGTGTCCCAAAAGTCCGAGAACAGATCAACGCTCTAACAGCTTTTCTAGATGCTGGGCAGGTTTATGGGGCAGAGGACGGGCTAGCAAAAGAGCTGCGTGACCTGACCAATGATGGTGGTCTGCTACGTGTCAACAAACAGTTCCTTGACAATGGGCGAGAGCACCTGCCCTTTACCAATGTACAGAGCAAAATTTGTGCCACGCGTGGGAAAATCCTCAATGACACAGACTTGACAGAGGTGCCTTGCTTTATTGCAG GGGATGGTCGTGTTATAGAGAACATTGCTCTTACCTCATTGCATGCACTTTTCATGAGGGAGCACAACCGATTGGCTCGTGCCCTTCACATACTCAACCCTAGTTGGAGTAGTGAAACCCTCTATCAAGAGGCACGAAAGATTGTGGGTGCCTACCAACAG ATACTGGTGATTAAGGAATACCTGCCACACATTGTTGGCCCTGATGCTTACAATAAACACCTTGGCCAGTATCCAGGGTATGATGAGAATGTGGACCCTAGCATTGCTAATGTCTTTGCCACTGCAGCTTTCCGTTTTGCCCACCTGGCCATCCAACCCATCATATTTCGTCTTGATGAAAATTACCAGAACCATCCTCAATTTCAAAACGTGCCCCTCTATGAGGCCTTTTTTGCTCCTTGGAGGGTGATCTTTGAGG GTGGCGTGGATCCTCTGCTCCGAGGATTGATCGGTCGGCCAGCAAAACTTAACACACAGGATCACATGATGGTGAATGCTCTTAGAGAGAGGCTGTTTGCTTTTACTAGCCACATTGCTTTGGACCTGGCTGCCCTCAACATGCAAAGAAGTCGTGACCATGGTATACCAG GTTATAATGCAtggcggcagttctgtggactgtcCACACCTCAGAATGAGCAAGAATTGGCTGTGGTGATGAACAACACTGAATTAGCTCGCAAGCTGATTGAGCTTTACAAAACCCCTGCGAACATTGACGTTTGGTTAGGAGGCATCGCTGAGCCTTTTGTACCTGGTGGTCGTGTTGGTCCACTTTTTGCTTGTCTTATCTCTACACAGTTCCAGCACATCCGCCAGGGCGACAG GTTATGGTGGGAGAACAAAGAAGTGTTCACAACTAAACAAAAAGCCTCACTTGCCTCTGTGTCTCTGGCCCGCATCATCTGTGACAACTCAGGAATTCGTAATGTTCCCAATGATCCTTTCCGCTTCAGCAGTTCTGCAAGTTTTGTTAGCTGTGACAATATCCCAGCCTTTGACCTCACCCCTTGGATTGAGACTG ATATCGATACCATTCAAGGGCCTCCCGGACCCAGAGGACCTCCAGGGGAACAAG GTCCCCAAGGTCTAGCAGGCCCACCTGGACCTCAAGGACCACCCGTTAATACCACAAGACAACAGTCTGCCTTCTTTGCTTCCCTTGGCACAGTCCTCCCGGCCTCTGCTAAAGTTGTTGTGTTCAGTAAGGTCCTTTACAATGGCCAGAACCATTATAACCAAACAACAGGGTTGTTCCACTGCAATATATCTGGTGTATATGAATTTCATTTCTCATGCATAGGAACTAAAACGTTGGGCACTGTGACCTTAAAGAAAAACCAAATTGTACAGCTGACTGCTGAAACAATCAATCTAAATGTACGAACATTAGCTGAAGGGCAGGTAGTTCTGACACTTCAGACAGGAGACCGTGTGTGGATAGAGACTTCTCAGGGTGCAAATGGAATAACCAGTTCCAGCTACTTCTCTGGCCATATTCTCTTCGCTGAGTGA
- the LOC127636283 gene encoding myeloperoxidase-like isoform X2: MNLLTFLFVVGCCCTLKTNALEEESPGRKFILDSIEEAKKMVDAAYKYSRDESLARVRKDVIKPSDKLRLMKQPARKTREAVRAADYMEQTLILINEKAHHAHKRSINATSLLTPDELNTIKRLTGCAAQTQPPSCRTTPLINKYRTASNVCNNRRNPLLGASNTPFTRWLPAKYEDSISQPKGWDPNTLHNGALLPLVRLVSNRILSTADADVENDTDFTFMLTIFGQWVDHDLTLTPTSPSIRSFSNGLNCDESCERSEPCFPIPIPKEDPRLSPDTCLPFFRSSPACGSGNTAFIFGGVPKVREQINALTAFLDAGQVYGAEDGLAKELRDLTNDGGLLRVNKQFLDNGREHLPFTNVQSKICATRGKILNDTDLTEVPCFIAGDGRVIENIALTSLHALFMREHNRLARALHILNPSWSSETLYQEARKIVGAYQQILVIKEYLPHIVGPDAYNKHLGQYPGYDENVDPSIANVFATAAFRFAHLAIQPIIFRLDENYQNHPQFQNVPLYEAFFAPWRVIFEGGVDPLLRGLIGRPAKLNTQDHMMVNALRERLFAFTSHIALDLAALNMQRSRDHGIPGYNAWRQFCGLSTPQNEQELAVVMNNTELARKLIELYKTPANIDVWLGGIAEPFVPGGRVGPLFACLISTQFQHIRQGDRLWWENKEVFTTKQKASLASVSLARIICDNSGIRNVPNDPFRFSSSASFVSCDNIPAFDLTPWIETDIDTIQGPPGPRGPPGEQGPQGLAGPPGPQGPPVNTTRQQSAFFASLGTVLPASAKVVVFSKVLYNGQNHYNQTTGLFHCNISGVYEFHFSCIGTKTLGTVTLKKNQIVQLTAETINLNVRTLAEGQVVLTLQTGDRVWIETSQGANGITSSSYFSGHILFAE, translated from the exons ATGAATCTTCTCACATTTCTTTTTGTGGTGGGCTGCTGTTGTACTCTTAAAACAAATGCCTTAG AAGAAGAGAGTCCTGGGAGAAAGTTCATTCTTGATTCAATTGAGGAAGCAAAAAAAATGGTGGATGCTGCCTACAAATATTCCCGTGATGA GAGTTTAGCAAGGGTGCGCAAGGATGTCATCAAGCCTTCGGACAAACTGCGTCTCATGAAACAGCCAGCTCGAAAAACCCGCGAGGCTGTGAGAGCCGCAGATTACATGGAGCAGACGCTTATACTGATCAATGAGAAGGCTCATCATGCACACAAGAGGTCCATCAATGCTACAA GCCTGCTCACTCCAGACGAGCTTAACACCATCAAGCGTCTGACAGGCTGTGCTGCTCAAACACAGCCCCCATCTTGTAGGACCACACCCCTCATAAACAAGTATCGAACTGCCTCCAATGTTTGCAACAACAG GAGGAATCCTCTCCTTGGTGCATCCAACACCCCTTTTACCCGCTGGCTGCCAGCAAAGTATGAGGATAGCATCTCACAGCCCAAAGGGTGGGATCCAAACACATTGCACAATGGTGCATTACTGCCCCTG GTCAGACTGGTTTCCAATCGTATTCTAAGCACTGCGGATGCTGACGTAGAGAATGATACTGACTTCACCTTCATGCTCACCATCTTTGGACAGTGGGTTGACCACGATCTGACTCTTACGCCCACCTCACCAAGCATTAGGTCTTTCAGCAATGGCCTCAACTGTGATGAGAGCTGTGAGCGCTCCGAACCTTGCTTCCCAATTCCG ATCCCGAAGGAAGATCCACGTCTGAGTCCTGACACCTGTCTCCCCTTCTTCCGTTCATCACCTGCTTGTGGTTCTGGGAACACCGCCTTTATCTTTGGTGGTGTCCCAAAAGTCCGAGAACAGATCAACGCTCTAACAGCTTTTCTAGATGCTGGGCAGGTTTATGGGGCAGAGGACGGGCTAGCAAAAGAGCTGCGTGACCTGACCAATGATGGTGGTCTGCTACGTGTCAACAAACAGTTCCTTGACAATGGGCGAGAGCACCTGCCCTTTACCAATGTACAGAGCAAAATTTGTGCCACGCGTGGGAAAATCCTCAATGACACAGACTTGACAGAGGTGCCTTGCTTTATTGCAG GGGATGGTCGTGTTATAGAGAACATTGCTCTTACCTCATTGCATGCACTTTTCATGAGGGAGCACAACCGATTGGCTCGTGCCCTTCACATACTCAACCCTAGTTGGAGTAGTGAAACCCTCTATCAAGAGGCACGAAAGATTGTGGGTGCCTACCAACAG ATACTGGTGATTAAGGAATACCTGCCACACATTGTTGGCCCTGATGCTTACAATAAACACCTTGGCCAGTATCCAGGGTATGATGAGAATGTGGACCCTAGCATTGCTAATGTCTTTGCCACTGCAGCTTTCCGTTTTGCCCACCTGGCCATCCAACCCATCATATTTCGTCTTGATGAAAATTACCAGAACCATCCTCAATTTCAAAACGTGCCCCTCTATGAGGCCTTTTTTGCTCCTTGGAGGGTGATCTTTGAGG GTGGCGTGGATCCTCTGCTCCGAGGATTGATCGGTCGGCCAGCAAAACTTAACACACAGGATCACATGATGGTGAATGCTCTTAGAGAGAGGCTGTTTGCTTTTACTAGCCACATTGCTTTGGACCTGGCTGCCCTCAACATGCAAAGAAGTCGTGACCATGGTATACCAG GTTATAATGCAtggcggcagttctgtggactgtcCACACCTCAGAATGAGCAAGAATTGGCTGTGGTGATGAACAACACTGAATTAGCTCGCAAGCTGATTGAGCTTTACAAAACCCCTGCGAACATTGACGTTTGGTTAGGAGGCATCGCTGAGCCTTTTGTACCTGGTGGTCGTGTTGGTCCACTTTTTGCTTGTCTTATCTCTACACAGTTCCAGCACATCCGCCAGGGCGACAG GTTATGGTGGGAGAACAAAGAAGTGTTCACAACTAAACAAAAAGCCTCACTTGCCTCTGTGTCTCTGGCCCGCATCATCTGTGACAACTCAGGAATTCGTAATGTTCCCAATGATCCTTTCCGCTTCAGCAGTTCTGCAAGTTTTGTTAGCTGTGACAATATCCCAGCCTTTGACCTCACCCCTTGGATTGAGACTG ATATCGATACCATTCAAGGGCCTCCCGGACCCAGAGGACCTCCAGGGGAACAAG GTCCCCAAGGTCTAGCAGGCCCACCTGGACCTCAAGGACCACCCGTTAATACCACAAGACAACAGTCTGCCTTCTTTGCTTCCCTTGGCACAGTCCTCCCGGCCTCTGCTAAAGTTGTTGTGTTCAGTAAGGTCCTTTACAATGGCCAGAACCATTATAACCAAACAACAGGGTTGTTCCACTGCAATATATCTGGTGTATATGAATTTCATTTCTCATGCATAGGAACTAAAACGTTGGGCACTGTGACCTTAAAGAAAAACCAAATTGTACAGCTGACTGCTGAAACAATCAATCTAAATGTACGAACATTAGCTGAAGGGCAGGTAGTTCTGACACTTCAGACAGGAGACCGTGTGTGGATAGAGACTTCTCAGGGTGCAAATGGAATAACCAGTTCCAGCTACTTCTCTGGCCATATTCTCTTCGCTGAGTGA